A single Amphiprion ocellaris isolate individual 3 ecotype Okinawa chromosome 1, ASM2253959v1, whole genome shotgun sequence DNA region contains:
- the homer2 gene encoding homer protein homolog 2 isoform X2, with protein sequence MEQPIYTTRAHVFQIDPTTKKNWVPASKQAVTVSYFYDSTRNSYRIISVDGSKVIINSTITPNMTFTKTSQKFGQWADSRANTVFGLGFASEQQLTKFAEKFQEVKEAAKLARDKSQEKVETLSNHSQESGRETPTTNQASSINGTDDEKISHVGPEAALLQTENERLKSAVEQSNTNAKKWETELQTLRENNARLVDALQESSANVESWKKQLSACKEESDTLREKIAELEAQCNEANQEKQKNAQLTVRVKELEAELQDKEQELENLRKQAEIIPQLMAECESITTKLQAAETKNKELEGRIEGLQLDIDDSRQKQGNMKGELKKFMDILDGKIDELHEFRQGLSKLGVDN encoded by the exons GGAGCAGCCGATCTACACCACCAGGGCCCATGTCTTCCAAATCGACCCAACCACCAAGAAGAACTGGGTCCCTGCCAGCAAGCAGGCCGTCACCGTCTCTTATTTTTACGACAGCACACGCAACAGCTACCGCATTATCAGCGTGGATGGATCcaag GTGATCATCAACAGCACAATCACACCAAATATGACGTTCACCAAAACATCCCAGAAGTTCGGCCAGTGGGCGGACAGCAGAGCCAACACTGTGTTTGGACTGGGCTTCGCTTCAGAGCAGCAACTGACAAAG TTTGCTGAGAAGTTCCAGGAGGTAAAAGAAGCAGCCAAGCTAGCAAGGGACAAATCTCAAGAGAAGGTGGAGACGCTGAGTAATCACTCCCAG GAGTCTGGACGTGAGACACCGACGACCAACCAGGCGTCCAGCATCAATGGGACCGATGATGAGAAAATCTCTCACGTTGGTCCTGAGGCTGCTCTGCTGCAGACCGAGAACGAACGTCTCAAGAGCGCGGTAGAACAGAG TAACACCAACGCCAAGAAGTGGGAAACAGAGCTTCAGACTTTAAGAGAAAATAATGCCAGGCTGGTGGACGCACTGCAGGAGTCTTCAGCTAATGTGGAGAGCTGGAAGAAACAGCTTAGTGCCTGCAAGGAAGAGAGTGACACACTCAGGGAAAAG ATTGCAGAACTAGAAGCCCAGTGCAATGAAGCCAATCAGGAGAAGCAGAAAAACGCCCAGCTGACAGTTCGAGTGAAGGAGTTGGAGGCTGAGCTGCAGGACAAAGAGCAG gAGCTGGAGAACCTGAGGAAGCAGGCGGAGATCATCCCTCAGCTCATGGCGGAGTGTGAGAGCATCACCACAAAACTACAG GCCGCAGAGACGAAGAACAAGGAACTGGAGGGGAGGATAGAGGGTCTTCAGCTGGACATAGACGACAGCCGACAAAAGCAGGGAAACATGAAGGGCGAGCTGAAGAAGTTCATGGATATTCTGGATGGAAAGATAGACGAGCTGCATGAGTTCAGGCAGGGGCTCTCCAAGCTAGGTGTTGATAACTGA
- the homer2 gene encoding homer protein homolog 2 isoform X1 gives MGEQPIYTTRAHVFQIDPTTKKNWVPASKQAVTVSYFYDSTRNSYRIISVDGSKVIINSTITPNMTFTKTSQKFGQWADSRANTVFGLGFASEQQLTKFAEKFQEVKEAAKLARDKSQEKVETLSNHSQESGRETPTTNQASSINGTDDEKISHVGPEAALLQTENERLKSAVEQSNTNAKKWETELQTLRENNARLVDALQESSANVESWKKQLSACKEESDTLREKIAELEAQCNEANQEKQKNAQLTVRVKELEAELQDKEQELENLRKQAEIIPQLMAECESITTKLQAAETKNKELEGRIEGLQLDIDDSRQKQGNMKGELKKFMDILDGKIDELHEFRQGLSKLGVDN, from the exons GGAGCAGCCGATCTACACCACCAGGGCCCATGTCTTCCAAATCGACCCAACCACCAAGAAGAACTGGGTCCCTGCCAGCAAGCAGGCCGTCACCGTCTCTTATTTTTACGACAGCACACGCAACAGCTACCGCATTATCAGCGTGGATGGATCcaag GTGATCATCAACAGCACAATCACACCAAATATGACGTTCACCAAAACATCCCAGAAGTTCGGCCAGTGGGCGGACAGCAGAGCCAACACTGTGTTTGGACTGGGCTTCGCTTCAGAGCAGCAACTGACAAAG TTTGCTGAGAAGTTCCAGGAGGTAAAAGAAGCAGCCAAGCTAGCAAGGGACAAATCTCAAGAGAAGGTGGAGACGCTGAGTAATCACTCCCAG GAGTCTGGACGTGAGACACCGACGACCAACCAGGCGTCCAGCATCAATGGGACCGATGATGAGAAAATCTCTCACGTTGGTCCTGAGGCTGCTCTGCTGCAGACCGAGAACGAACGTCTCAAGAGCGCGGTAGAACAGAG TAACACCAACGCCAAGAAGTGGGAAACAGAGCTTCAGACTTTAAGAGAAAATAATGCCAGGCTGGTGGACGCACTGCAGGAGTCTTCAGCTAATGTGGAGAGCTGGAAGAAACAGCTTAGTGCCTGCAAGGAAGAGAGTGACACACTCAGGGAAAAG ATTGCAGAACTAGAAGCCCAGTGCAATGAAGCCAATCAGGAGAAGCAGAAAAACGCCCAGCTGACAGTTCGAGTGAAGGAGTTGGAGGCTGAGCTGCAGGACAAAGAGCAG gAGCTGGAGAACCTGAGGAAGCAGGCGGAGATCATCCCTCAGCTCATGGCGGAGTGTGAGAGCATCACCACAAAACTACAG GCCGCAGAGACGAAGAACAAGGAACTGGAGGGGAGGATAGAGGGTCTTCAGCTGGACATAGACGACAGCCGACAAAAGCAGGGAAACATGAAGGGCGAGCTGAAGAAGTTCATGGATATTCTGGATGGAAAGATAGACGAGCTGCATGAGTTCAGGCAGGGGCTCTCCAAGCTAGGTGTTGATAACTGA